A genomic segment from Rhabdothermincola sediminis encodes:
- a CDS encoding MFS transporter codes for MTERAAPDRPRPEEAAELSVEDAEDALLEGDRTFAPGTARAALAYPTFRTVYIGSLLSNIGSWMQNVVLGAFALDLTGSSTYVSWIAFAQLGPLLLFSLAGGALADIIDRKRLLVMVSWQQLLFSLVLAWLARGNEPSLSGLVLVTFVIGVGQAIYAPTYSALLPLLVRRRDLPGAVSLNSASMNLSRVVGPAIGALVYARVGASWVFVGNAVTYLFIIGALQLVKLPPATPRAAGEPTGLRRIGEGIQVARRDRVVGRCLATMALFSFFCLPFVVHIQRLAADSFGIAPRSGAFGVLYACFGLGAVMGALSIGTFLAGRSLEVIVRIGLGGFAVSLCAFGLLRDPAPAYPVALIVGFCYFATVTSLSTVLQNRLDDRVRGRVMALWIMAFGGTVPIGGLIAGPIIDATSVTVVVLVGVATAALLVPFANLRDPASITNSLHRST; via the coding sequence GTGACCGAGCGCGCTGCACCCGATCGACCGCGCCCCGAAGAGGCCGCCGAGCTGAGCGTCGAGGATGCCGAAGACGCGCTCCTCGAAGGCGACCGCACCTTCGCGCCCGGCACCGCCCGCGCCGCGCTCGCCTATCCCACCTTCCGCACCGTCTACATCGGCTCGCTGCTGTCGAACATCGGCTCGTGGATGCAGAACGTGGTACTCGGCGCCTTCGCGCTCGACCTCACCGGTTCGTCCACCTACGTGAGCTGGATCGCGTTCGCGCAGCTCGGACCACTGCTGCTCTTCTCCCTCGCCGGCGGAGCCCTGGCCGACATCATCGACCGCAAGCGGCTGCTCGTGATGGTCTCCTGGCAGCAACTGCTCTTCTCGCTCGTGCTCGCATGGCTCGCGCGAGGCAACGAGCCCTCGCTGAGCGGACTGGTGCTGGTCACCTTCGTGATCGGGGTCGGCCAGGCGATCTACGCACCCACCTACTCGGCGCTGCTGCCGTTGCTCGTGCGCCGGCGGGACCTCCCCGGTGCGGTGTCGCTCAACTCCGCCAGCATGAACCTGTCGCGGGTGGTGGGGCCGGCGATCGGGGCACTCGTGTACGCCCGGGTGGGCGCGTCGTGGGTGTTCGTCGGCAACGCCGTCACGTACCTGTTCATCATCGGTGCCCTGCAACTGGTCAAGCTGCCACCGGCCACCCCCCGGGCAGCTGGCGAGCCCACCGGCCTGCGACGGATCGGTGAAGGGATCCAGGTGGCCCGCCGGGACCGGGTGGTGGGGCGGTGCCTCGCGACCATGGCGCTGTTCTCGTTCTTCTGCCTGCCCTTCGTGGTGCACATCCAACGGCTGGCAGCCGACAGCTTCGGCATCGCCCCCCGCAGCGGAGCGTTCGGGGTGCTCTATGCCTGCTTCGGGCTCGGAGCGGTGATGGGCGCGCTGTCCATCGGCACCTTCCTCGCCGGCCGGTCGCTGGAGGTCATCGTGCGCATCGGGCTCGGCGGGTTCGCGGTCTCGTTGTGCGCGTTCGGGCTGCTGCGCGACCCCGCCCCCGCGTACCCGGTCGCGCTCATCGTGGGCTTCTGCTACTTCGCCACCGTGACGTCGCTGTCGACCGTGCTCCAGAACCGCCTCGACGACCGGGTCCGGGGCCGGGTGATGGCGCTGTGGATCATGGCCTTCGGTGGCACAGTGCCCATCGGAGGGCTGATCGCGGGCCCGATCATCGACGCCACCTCGGTCACGGTGGTGGTGCTGGTGGGCGTGGCGACGGCCGCGCTGCTGGTGCCCTTCGCCAACCTACGTGACCCCGCGTCAATCACGAACTCCCTCCATCGTTCGACCTGA
- a CDS encoding sulfatase family protein, with protein MHGGKREAAPRRVVWWLAVALLALEGLPVGVDPASGASLGVEAAPERPNVVVIMTDDQTPEMLDAMPKTKELLVERGTTFRDSVVVNPLCCPSHAAFLTGRSSRSTRVYNNTPPLGGMFALDQGNTLPVWLQAAGYSTGKIGKAMLGYAPAMGTPPGWDSWEANGGGYYDYTLIDGRQLVSYGSAPEDYSTDVLATRSASTIERFAGDQRPFFLMINPFAPHYATGSPTATPAPRHIGAFAGAPLPADPAINEADVSDKSPQVAATSRLSATALETTRAGYQSQLESLLAVDDLVERVVSALDATGELDHTVIVFTSDNGLLHGQHRLRGKNVPYEPAIRVPLVVRGPGFPAGAVVDTPVANIDLAPTIVALTGATAGLPAEGIDLRTTLLSGGQGDRALLIEGAMSGTAGCFDAIRTSTRKYIRFADGSEELYDLRADPTSSPAW; from the coding sequence GTGCACGGCGGGAAGCGGGAGGCGGCGCCCCGCAGGGTGGTGTGGTGGCTCGCGGTCGCCCTGCTCGCGCTCGAAGGGTTGCCGGTGGGGGTCGACCCCGCGAGCGGTGCGAGCCTCGGGGTCGAGGCCGCACCCGAGCGGCCCAACGTCGTGGTCATCATGACCGACGATCAGACCCCCGAGATGCTCGATGCCATGCCCAAGACCAAGGAGCTGCTCGTCGAACGGGGCACGACGTTCCGCGACTCGGTGGTGGTCAACCCGCTGTGCTGCCCCTCGCACGCAGCCTTCCTGACCGGCCGCTCCTCACGGTCCACTCGCGTCTACAACAACACCCCGCCGCTCGGCGGCATGTTCGCCCTCGACCAAGGCAACACGCTGCCCGTGTGGCTCCAGGCCGCGGGCTACAGCACGGGCAAGATCGGCAAGGCCATGTTGGGCTACGCCCCGGCGATGGGAACACCACCGGGATGGGACAGCTGGGAAGCGAACGGGGGTGGGTACTACGACTACACGTTGATCGACGGGAGGCAGCTCGTCAGCTACGGCTCCGCGCCCGAGGACTACTCCACCGACGTGCTCGCCACCCGGTCCGCGAGCACCATCGAGCGCTTCGCCGGCGACCAGCGACCGTTCTTCTTGATGATCAACCCCTTCGCCCCCCATTACGCCACCGGCTCTCCGACCGCCACCCCCGCACCCAGACACATCGGAGCGTTCGCCGGCGCCCCGCTCCCTGCCGACCCCGCCATCAACGAAGCGGACGTGTCGGACAAGTCCCCGCAGGTGGCCGCGACCTCCCGGCTCTCCGCCACGGCTCTCGAGACCACCCGGGCCGGCTACCAGTCCCAGCTCGAGTCGCTGCTGGCGGTCGACGACCTGGTCGAGCGGGTGGTGTCGGCGCTGGATGCGACGGGCGAGCTGGACCACACGGTGATCGTGTTCACCTCGGACAACGGTCTGCTCCACGGCCAGCATCGGCTGCGGGGCAAGAACGTCCCCTACGAGCCGGCGATCCGGGTCCCGTTGGTGGTGCGCGGGCCGGGCTTCCCCGCGGGCGCGGTGGTGGACACCCCGGTCGCCAACATCGATCTGGCGCCGACCATCGTGGCGCTGACGGGAGCGACCGCGGGGCTGCCCGCCGAGGGCATCGACCTGCGTACGACGCTTCTCAGCGGCGGTCAGGGTGACCGGGCACTGCTGATCGAGGGGGCGATGAGCGGGACCGCCGGGTGCTTCGATGCCATCCGGACCTCCACCCGCAAGTACATTCGCTTCGCCGACGGCAGCGAGGAGCTCTACGACCTGCGGGCCGACCCTACGAGCTCGCCAGCGTGGTGA
- a CDS encoding pilus assembly protein TadG-related protein, giving the protein MLMPAAVLIVLVLAAITVDTAVVHLGRRELVHAADAAANDAVTYGLDEDRFRRGEGYLLDIDRARNAVVSSLEARGLLDRLAEPPRVSFTATDEVRVELRMRVDYVFARALPGARSAMVDARATATARPR; this is encoded by the coding sequence ATGCTGATGCCAGCCGCGGTGCTCATCGTGCTCGTCCTCGCGGCCATCACGGTCGACACCGCGGTCGTGCACCTGGGCCGGCGCGAGCTGGTGCACGCCGCCGACGCCGCCGCCAACGACGCGGTCACCTACGGGCTCGACGAAGATCGCTTCCGTCGTGGGGAGGGCTACCTGCTGGACATCGACCGGGCTCGCAACGCCGTGGTCAGCTCCCTCGAAGCGCGGGGGTTGCTCGACCGGCTGGCCGAGCCTCCACGGGTCTCGTTCACCGCCACCGACGAGGTTCGGGTCGAGCTGCGCATGCGGGTCGACTACGTGTTCGCCCGGGCGCTGCCCGGTGCCCGCTCGGCGATGGTCGACGCCCGAGCCACCGCCACCGCCCGACCGCGCTGA
- a CDS encoding TadE/TadG family type IV pilus assembly protein has protein sequence MAHETGAGLIGAMAGMTVFLAFLLFAVQLLMNLHTTSMVTSAAYEAARVAAGGSGSGHDAASVAATRQRGEQRARALLGRYGEQVRFDWSASTGEEVVLRVRAPSPRFTLPGLPARVGFDEIDRTVRVRIEDLR, from the coding sequence ATGGCTCACGAGACGGGTGCCGGGCTCATCGGCGCCATGGCCGGGATGACGGTGTTCCTCGCCTTCCTGTTGTTCGCGGTGCAGCTGCTGATGAACCTGCACACCACCTCGATGGTCACGAGCGCTGCGTACGAGGCGGCCCGGGTGGCAGCAGGCGGGTCGGGCTCGGGCCACGACGCGGCATCCGTGGCCGCCACTCGGCAGCGGGGCGAGCAACGAGCTCGCGCCCTGCTGGGCCGCTACGGCGAGCAGGTGCGCTTCGACTGGTCGGCCAGCACCGGTGAGGAGGTGGTGCTGCGCGTCCGGGCGCCGTCGCCGAGGTTCACCCTTCCCGGCCTTCCCGCCCGGGTGGGCTTCGACGAGATCGACCGCACCGTTCGGGTCCGAATCGAGGACCTGCGGTGA
- a CDS encoding type II secretion system F family protein, with the protein MSRAVLLCGLVGWTGATLLLSQLRWFRRVALAERLRTYAPGQGATTIAPGTGVSSLRNLREVLEPLLHDVAGQLSRLFGVSEELAVRLERTHSPFDVAAFRARQLGWSLAAFTAGSALALATSMPPAPAVLFILGAPLLTFLILEQQAITASQRWQRRLFHELPVVSEQLGMLLSAGYSLGAALNRLAERGQGCCARDLARVCGRIRQGLGEIEALDEWAELAGVDAVTRLVGVLSLNRDGGDLGRLITEEARAIRRDAHRELIEAVERRAQQVWIPVTVATLVPGVLFLTVPFVEAMRLFTTG; encoded by the coding sequence ATGAGCCGGGCGGTGCTGCTGTGCGGGCTGGTGGGCTGGACCGGCGCGACGCTGCTCCTCTCCCAGCTCCGCTGGTTCCGCCGGGTGGCGCTGGCGGAGCGGCTCCGCACCTATGCGCCCGGGCAGGGGGCGACCACGATCGCGCCGGGAACTGGGGTCTCGTCGCTCCGCAACCTCCGAGAGGTCCTCGAGCCGCTCCTGCACGACGTCGCCGGGCAGCTTTCGCGGCTGTTCGGGGTGAGCGAGGAGCTCGCGGTGCGCCTCGAACGGACTCACTCACCCTTCGACGTCGCTGCCTTCCGGGCCCGCCAACTCGGCTGGTCGCTCGCCGCGTTCACCGCCGGCAGCGCGCTGGCGCTGGCCACGAGCATGCCCCCCGCTCCGGCCGTGCTGTTCATCCTGGGGGCGCCGCTGCTCACCTTCCTGATCCTCGAGCAGCAGGCGATCACCGCCTCGCAGCGATGGCAACGGCGGCTCTTTCACGAGCTGCCGGTGGTGAGCGAGCAGCTCGGCATGCTCCTCTCGGCCGGCTACTCGCTCGGCGCGGCGCTCAACCGGCTGGCCGAGCGGGGCCAGGGCTGCTGCGCGCGCGACCTGGCCCGGGTGTGCGGTCGGATCCGCCAGGGCCTCGGCGAGATCGAGGCGCTCGACGAATGGGCGGAGCTGGCCGGTGTCGACGCCGTGACCCGGCTCGTCGGCGTGCTGTCACTCAACCGCGACGGCGGCGACCTCGGCCGGCTCATCACCGAGGAGGCCCGCGCCATCCGCCGTGATGCGCACCGGGAGCTGATCGAGGCCGTCGAGCGGCGTGCGCAGCAGGTGTGGATCCCGGTCACCGTGGCCACCCTCGTTCCCGGCGTGCTGTTCCTGACGGTCCCGTTCGTCGAAGCCATGCGGCTGTTCACCACCGGCTGA
- a CDS encoding type II secretion system F family protein, which translates to MEAVLTGLLLAMSAAFGVYLLFTRAAFGRRGLRLTDHALRDDREGLRLRVRRGLDRAGLAGLSGGDVVAVATLLFAIGAALAFVVFAGAAPAFVTGSFAASFPFAAHRQRNRNRRAAAQDAWPRLIDEIRILTGSVGRSVPQALFEAGRNAPPGMRDAFEAAHREWRISTDFERTLGVLKHRLDDPTADVVCETLLTAHEIGGADLDQRLDDLAADRRAELQYRKDARARQAGVRFARRFVLIVPLGMAFAGLSVGNGRDAYATSTGQFLVVVALAMVIACWLWAGQIMRLPESERVFDR; encoded by the coding sequence ATGGAGGCAGTTCTGACCGGTCTGCTCCTCGCCATGTCCGCCGCGTTCGGCGTGTACCTCCTCTTCACCCGCGCCGCCTTCGGTCGGCGTGGATTGCGGCTCACGGACCACGCCCTCCGAGACGACCGGGAAGGACTTCGCCTGCGTGTTCGTCGCGGCCTCGACCGCGCCGGCCTCGCGGGGCTCTCCGGCGGCGACGTGGTCGCCGTGGCCACGCTGTTGTTCGCGATCGGTGCCGCGCTCGCGTTCGTGGTGTTCGCAGGCGCGGCGCCGGCATTCGTCACCGGTTCATTCGCGGCGAGCTTCCCCTTCGCCGCGCACCGCCAGCGCAACCGGAACCGTCGGGCCGCGGCCCAGGACGCCTGGCCCCGGCTCATCGACGAGATCCGCATCCTCACCGGCTCGGTCGGCCGCTCCGTCCCCCAAGCGCTCTTCGAAGCCGGCCGCAACGCCCCGCCGGGGATGCGCGACGCATTCGAGGCAGCCCATCGGGAGTGGCGCATCTCGACCGACTTCGAGCGCACCCTCGGCGTGCTCAAGCACCGACTCGACGACCCGACCGCCGACGTGGTCTGCGAGACGTTGCTGACCGCGCACGAGATCGGGGGTGCTGATCTCGACCAGCGCCTCGACGACCTCGCCGCGGACCGCCGGGCGGAGCTGCAGTACCGCAAGGACGCCCGAGCCCGGCAAGCCGGAGTTCGCTTCGCCCGCCGGTTCGTGCTGATCGTCCCGCTCGGTATGGCCTTCGCCGGCCTGTCGGTGGGCAACGGGCGCGATGCCTACGCGACGTCGACCGGCCAGTTCCTGGTGGTGGTCGCGCTCGCCATGGTGATCGCCTGTTGGCTGTGGGCGGGCCAGATCATGCGGCTCCCGGAGAGCGAACGGGTCTTCGACCGATGA